The Acetivibrio saccincola genome window below encodes:
- a CDS encoding AMP-dependent synthetase/ligase, whose amino-acid sequence MKNSKLYEVRPIKDLKDMLNSSAEIYGDKAAFLSKPKGKSQYFPISYKQYKSDVDAMGTAFIDLGLKNKKIALIGENRYEWSITYLSAVNGTGVIVPLDKELPANEIELLLKRSKADAIIYSDSVRDKIEPLCEKDTSIRYFISMDREENQGNILSFHLLLQKGHKLLEEGRREFIDTKIDAEEMSILLFTSGTTDTAKAVMLSHKNIVENLKGMCSMVYIDEKDTFLSVLPIHHTYECTCGFLCQIYRGCTIAYCEGLRHIVKNLKESKTTIMLGVPLIFESMYRQIMNKAIKSKGEKKIKFAIKLSNALAKIGIDIRKKIFKEIHEALGGHIRLLISGAAGIDPQIAKGFRELGISLIQGYGLTECAPIVALNRDVYYKDEAAGLPLPNVRVEIDSPDEDGIGEIKCKGGNVMLGYYENSEATKEAIRDGWFYTGDSGFLDEDGFIHITGRKKNVIITGNGKNVFPEEIETLLNRSPYIKESLVYGKGQSDGDTVICVKIVPDIDKIKEDKENNLIPDESVEKIIEKEVRNVNNALVSYKHVKEISIQEEEFIKTTTKKIKRHEELKQ is encoded by the coding sequence ATGAAAAACAGTAAGTTATATGAAGTAAGACCTATTAAGGATTTAAAGGATATGCTAAATTCCAGTGCGGAGATATACGGGGACAAGGCGGCTTTTTTATCAAAACCAAAGGGCAAATCCCAATATTTTCCCATATCATATAAACAGTATAAATCCGATGTAGACGCCATGGGAACGGCTTTTATTGACCTTGGACTTAAAAATAAGAAAATTGCTCTAATAGGTGAAAATCGCTATGAATGGTCTATCACATATCTTTCAGCTGTAAACGGGACAGGGGTTATTGTGCCTTTAGATAAAGAACTTCCTGCAAACGAAATTGAACTACTTCTAAAACGCTCTAAGGCAGATGCCATTATCTACTCAGACAGTGTCAGGGATAAAATAGAGCCTCTTTGTGAAAAAGACACTTCCATAAGATATTTTATCAGTATGGACAGGGAAGAAAACCAGGGAAACATATTATCATTCCATTTACTTTTACAAAAGGGGCATAAACTTTTAGAAGAAGGAAGACGTGAGTTTATTGATACAAAAATAGATGCTGAAGAAATGAGCATACTTCTCTTTACTTCTGGAACTACCGACACTGCCAAGGCTGTTATGCTGTCTCACAAAAATATAGTGGAAAATTTAAAAGGTATGTGTTCCATGGTTTATATTGATGAAAAGGATACATTTTTATCAGTGCTCCCTATTCACCACACCTATGAATGTACCTGCGGTTTTTTGTGTCAGATATACAGGGGCTGTACCATTGCATATTGTGAAGGATTACGTCATATAGTTAAAAACCTTAAAGAATCCAAGACTACAATTATGTTGGGAGTGCCTTTGATTTTTGAATCCATGTACCGTCAAATAATGAACAAGGCCATAAAATCAAAGGGAGAGAAAAAGATTAAGTTTGCAATTAAGCTTAGCAATGCTTTAGCTAAAATTGGAATTGATATTCGCAAAAAAATATTCAAAGAAATTCATGAGGCTTTAGGCGGGCATATAAGGCTGCTAATCAGCGGTGCTGCAGGTATTGACCCTCAGATAGCTAAGGGGTTTAGGGAACTTGGTATATCATTAATACAAGGATATGGTCTTACTGAATGTGCTCCTATAGTTGCACTAAACCGTGATGTTTACTATAAAGATGAGGCTGCCGGACTGCCACTTCCAAATGTCCGGGTTGAAATTGACAGTCCTGATGAAGACGGCATCGGTGAAATTAAGTGTAAAGGCGGAAATGTTATGCTGGGCTATTACGAAAATTCTGAGGCCACAAAAGAAGCTATCAGGGACGGATGGTTTTACACAGGTGACAGCGGTTTTCTCGATGAAGACGGATTCATTCATATTACCGGACGCAAAAAGAACGTAATTATCACCGGAAACGGAAAAAATGTTTTCCCTGAGGAAATAGAAACTTTGTTAAACAGAAGCCCGTATATCAAGGAGTCTTTGGTTTATGGAAAAGGCCAGTCTGACGGCGATACAGTAATATGTGTAAAAATAGTTCCCGATATCGACAAAATAAAAGAAGATAAAGAAAATAACCTTATCCCGGATGAATCTGTGGAAAAGATTATTGAAAAAGAGGTTAGAAATGTAAATAATGCTCTGGTAAGTTATAAACATGTTAAGGAAATCAGCATTCAGGAAGAGGAGTTTATTAAAACAACAACAAAAAAAATTAAGCGCCATGAAGAATTAAAACAATAG
- a CDS encoding DUF6485 family protein, protein MACNNTINCTCTYTSCSRHGKCCECVAYHRRSGEVPGCFFSKSGEKTYDRSIENLYNDYKKNG, encoded by the coding sequence ATGGCTTGCAATAATACCATCAATTGTACTTGCACATATACATCATGTTCACGCCATGGCAAATGCTGTGAATGTGTTGCATACCACCGCAGAAGCGGAGAAGTGCCGGGATGCTTCTTTTCCAAATCCGGAGAAAAAACTTACGACAGGTCAATTGAAAATCTTTATAATGATTATAAAAAGAATGGTTAA
- a CDS encoding MBL fold metallo-hydrolase, which yields MIIKTLAENTSISKKFGSEHGLSLYIEVNDCKILFDTGASELFFENAKKMEVDISHVDYLLISHGHYDHGGGLEAFFRENTKAQVFLHPLAFGKYYALRSNDKFEYIGLKEELKENSQIVFTSNNFVIRDGIRVFSNITKTEPPPASNNRLYMEEKGKMIQDTFLHEQNLIIEENEKNFLVVGCAHNGITNILQHFYNLKGCMPDYVIGGFHLSNRSGEDNESLDTVGRIGKFFMDTNGKYYTCHCTGIEPYKRLKAVMGDRIGYLSAGSEIKI from the coding sequence ATGATTATAAAAACACTGGCGGAAAACACATCCATATCAAAGAAATTTGGCAGTGAGCACGGCCTTAGCCTTTATATAGAGGTAAATGATTGTAAAATTTTATTTGATACCGGGGCAAGTGAACTGTTTTTTGAAAATGCAAAAAAGATGGAAGTTGATATTTCTCATGTAGATTATTTATTAATTTCCCATGGCCACTACGACCATGGCGGGGGACTTGAGGCTTTTTTTCGTGAAAATACAAAGGCACAGGTTTTTCTTCATCCATTGGCATTTGGAAAATACTATGCCCTGCGATCAAATGATAAATTTGAGTATATTGGCTTAAAAGAAGAACTAAAAGAAAACAGTCAAATTGTATTTACGTCAAATAATTTTGTTATCAGGGACGGCATACGGGTGTTTTCAAATATTACCAAAACAGAGCCGCCTCCGGCATCAAATAACAGACTGTATATGGAGGAAAAGGGTAAAATGATTCAAGATACCTTTCTCCATGAGCAAAATCTTATAATTGAAGAGAATGAAAAAAACTTTTTAGTGGTAGGCTGTGCACATAACGGCATTACAAATATTTTGCAGCATTTTTATAATTTAAAAGGGTGTATGCCTGATTATGTAATAGGGGGATTTCATCTTTCCAACCGTTCAGGAGAAGACAACGAAAGCCTTGACACTGTAGGCAGGATAGGCAAATTTTTTATGGATACCAATGGAAAATATTACACCTGCCACTGTACAGGTATAGAACCCTATAAAAGACTTAAAGCTGTTATGGGGGATAGGATTGGTTATCTGTCAGCAGGAAGTGAAATAAAAATTTAA
- a CDS encoding DUF5320 domain-containing protein — MPRGDGTGPMGMGPVTGRGAGFCAGFTAPGYANSAGGFGRGRGFRRMFCATGLPRWVHCGNQNEKGAYFASDADEKEFLKNQAKFLESRLDSIKKRLEKFKD; from the coding sequence ATGCCAAGAGGAGACGGAACGGGGCCTATGGGAATGGGTCCGGTGACAGGACGAGGCGCAGGTTTTTGTGCCGGTTTTACAGCTCCGGGCTATGCAAATTCAGCAGGAGGATTCGGCCGGGGAAGAGGATTTAGACGGATGTTTTGTGCTACCGGCTTGCCAAGATGGGTGCACTGTGGAAACCAGAATGAAAAAGGGGCATATTTTGCATCAGATGCTGATGAAAAGGAGTTCCTTAAAAATCAGGCTAAATTTCTTGAAAGCCGGCTTGACAGTATAAAAAAGCGCCTTGAAAAATTTAAAGACTAG
- a CDS encoding copper amine oxidase N-terminal domain-containing protein gives MKKIAFILVLITVVSTILTVNIFAAKIPLRVVVNGNRINFPDAQPFIDEIGRTQVPVRFVSEALGADVGWDGKTKTVTIEQGRNKITLVVGKSDYTVNGKTMEMDTTVLLLEDRTFVPVRFVSEGLGANVEWNASIRTVYITTGGTVPTPSPEEGEIRYYDGIAFNPATDVDEFGRMTIEKSQEFLLKMADQLAFVKENGKYYIVGEYPEIPEEFEWSLGIGIILKSGAKRSFAPGTRVPGFDIPREGTFKKDTTGLIDINDIEGFNIVIAVRNKEIKEDLGILNIVYVIDGALSDGTTRRANFVPESATDQRISYTDIFNFEKMFQW, from the coding sequence ATGAAAAAGATTGCTTTTATACTAGTACTAATAACAGTTGTAAGCACAATACTAACAGTAAATATTTTTGCTGCAAAAATACCTCTTCGTGTGGTGGTAAACGGCAATAGGATAAACTTTCCGGATGCTCAGCCCTTTATAGATGAAATTGGACGTACACAGGTACCTGTAAGATTTGTAAGTGAGGCATTGGGAGCAGATGTAGGATGGGACGGCAAAACAAAGACGGTCACTATAGAACAGGGAAGAAATAAAATAACTTTGGTGGTAGGTAAATCAGATTATACAGTTAACGGCAAGACAATGGAAATGGACACAACTGTGCTTTTATTGGAAGACAGGACATTTGTACCTGTAAGGTTTGTAAGTGAGGGTTTAGGTGCAAATGTTGAGTGGAATGCTTCCATAAGGACTGTGTATATAACAACAGGAGGAACTGTGCCAACTCCAAGTCCTGAAGAGGGGGAAATAAGGTATTATGACGGCATTGCCTTTAATCCTGCAACAGATGTTGATGAATTTGGAAGGATGACAATAGAGAAGTCCCAGGAGTTTTTATTGAAGATGGCAGACCAGTTAGCTTTTGTGAAAGAAAATGGTAAGTATTATATTGTAGGTGAGTATCCCGAAATACCGGAGGAATTTGAGTGGTCGTTAGGGATTGGTATAATTCTTAAAAGTGGAGCAAAACGTTCTTTTGCTCCAGGAACCAGGGTACCAGGGTTTGATATACCTCGAGAAGGAACTTTCAAAAAGGATACAACAGGACTAATAGATATAAATGATATTGAAGGTTTTAATATAGTTATTGCAGTACGAAATAAAGAAATAAAAGAAGATTTAGGAATATTAAATATTGTTTATGTTATTGACGGAGCATTAAGTGATGGTACAACAAGAAGAGCAAACTTTGTTCCGGAGTCAGCTACTGACCAACGAATTTCATATACCGACATTTTTAACTTTGAAAAAATGTTTCAATGGTAA
- a CDS encoding response regulator transcription factor, which produces MKDTIMIVDDSKELRKVIKLYLENAGYETIEAENGKMALEILKEKDISLMILDIMMPEMDGFEVLDALGEDRKFPVIFLSARGKVEDKIKGLNLGGDDYISKPFDPGEVVARVMAVLRRNQRSMKKQIVVGSLKWDVENRVVYLGDKILELRAKEYKLLTLFIEAGQGVYQAGNI; this is translated from the coding sequence TTGAAAGATACAATAATGATTGTTGACGACTCTAAAGAACTTAGAAAGGTTATAAAACTATATTTAGAGAATGCCGGCTATGAAACAATTGAAGCAGAAAACGGAAAAATGGCTTTGGAAATATTAAAAGAAAAAGATATATCCCTTATGATTCTTGATATAATGATGCCTGAGATGGACGGATTTGAAGTGCTGGATGCTTTAGGAGAGGACAGAAAATTTCCGGTTATATTTCTTTCTGCCAGGGGAAAAGTGGAGGACAAAATTAAAGGCCTTAATTTAGGCGGTGATGATTATATATCCAAGCCCTTTGATCCGGGTGAAGTTGTGGCAAGGGTTATGGCAGTCCTTCGCAGAAATCAAAGAAGTATGAAAAAACAAATAGTAGTGGGTTCCCTTAAATGGGATGTGGAAAACAGGGTGGTATATTTAGGAGACAAAATTCTTGAGCTGAGGGCAAAGGAATATAAACTGCTTACATTGTTTATAGAGGCCGGGCAAGGTGTTTACCAAGCAGGAAATATATGA
- a CDS encoding sensor histidine kinase, with protein sequence MYIFLIYLIIKRLTRRLKLEFNLIKAEENKRQSMFLRGLAHDVKTPLSTIITYSKALEDGIVKENEVGDYYKVIYSNGIILKERVENMLSLTTLGDEGIFSIEEGDVLEEVRRFIGENYSWFVKNDASINVEISDDAKFITKYDKKLFARVLENLLQNRVYHNNKPVNIFVEWDNKDKMLIIYDDGVGVPEKIRDYMWDPMVTGEESRTGEKLRGIGLANVKRIVELHGWDIEYDGKFKIKIKNDIKIKRQKNKIIKNKKRNNKKTT encoded by the coding sequence GTGTACATTTTTTTGATATATTTAATAATAAAAAGGCTTACCAGGAGATTAAAGCTTGAGTTTAATTTAATAAAGGCGGAAGAAAACAAAAGACAAAGTATGTTTTTAAGAGGGCTTGCCCATGATGTAAAAACTCCATTGTCAACAATTATTACTTATTCTAAAGCTTTAGAAGACGGGATTGTAAAGGAAAATGAAGTTGGGGATTATTATAAAGTTATTTATAGTAACGGGATAATTTTGAAAGAAAGGGTTGAAAATATGCTAAGCCTTACAACCTTAGGGGATGAAGGCATATTTTCAATTGAAGAAGGGGATGTACTGGAAGAAGTAAGGCGTTTTATAGGAGAAAATTATTCATGGTTTGTAAAAAATGATGCTTCTATAAATGTAGAAATAAGTGATGATGCTAAGTTTATCACCAAATATGACAAAAAGCTTTTTGCACGGGTACTGGAAAACTTACTTCAAAACAGAGTTTATCACAATAATAAACCTGTTAATATATTTGTTGAATGGGATAATAAAGACAAAATGCTTATTATATATGATGACGGTGTAGGGGTTCCGGAAAAAATCAGGGATTATATGTGGGACCCTATGGTAACAGGGGAAGAGAGCAGGACTGGAGAAAAACTGCGGGGTATCGGCCTTGCCAATGTAAAAAGGATTGTGGAACTTCATGGATGGGATATAGAATATGACGGTAAGTTTAAAATAAAGATAAAAAATGATATAAAGATAAAGAGACAAAAAAATAAAATAATAAAAAATAAAAAACGTAATAATAAAAAAACAACGTAA
- a CDS encoding ABC transporter ATP-binding protein: MILKMKGIKKSFGKKKIFTNLNIALKKGEVFALIGPNGVGKTTLMRIILEWDKDFEGEYFKEEGVKIGYSPETPVFPEILTGRKVLEYYMEVREMKKSVYRKESVNLMERVGLVLSKDTLVKNYSKGMKQRLAVAQSLIGDPDILLLDEPSAGQDFLGQQQMQDLIGELKKEGKAIMLNSHLLYDVERVADRGIIIMDESVYREFTKEDFKSTTLADMFIETAKEVKHESCN, encoded by the coding sequence ATGATACTCAAAATGAAAGGAATAAAAAAATCCTTTGGAAAAAAGAAAATATTCACCAATTTAAATATTGCACTTAAAAAGGGTGAGGTATTTGCCCTGATAGGTCCTAACGGCGTTGGAAAAACCACTCTTATGCGGATAATACTTGAGTGGGATAAGGATTTTGAAGGGGAGTATTTTAAAGAAGAGGGGGTTAAGATAGGGTATTCACCGGAAACCCCTGTGTTTCCGGAAATATTAACAGGCCGCAAGGTATTGGAATACTACATGGAAGTAAGGGAAATGAAAAAGTCCGTATACAGAAAAGAAAGTGTAAATTTAATGGAAAGAGTAGGTCTTGTACTTAGTAAAGATACATTGGTTAAAAATTATTCTAAAGGAATGAAGCAAAGGCTTGCAGTTGCCCAGTCCCTAATAGGAGACCCGGATATACTTTTACTGGACGAACCTTCTGCAGGGCAGGATTTTCTAGGTCAGCAGCAAATGCAGGATTTGATAGGGGAATTAAAAAAAGAAGGAAAGGCCATAATGCTAAACTCCCACCTGCTTTATGACGTGGAAAGGGTTGCGGACAGAGGGATTATCATAATGGATGAAAGTGTATATAGGGAATTTACAAAAGAGGATTTTAAAAGTACTACACTGGCGGATATGTTTATTGAAACGGCAAAGGAGGTAAAGCATGAAAGCTGTAATTAA
- a CDS encoding S41 family peptidase — translation MRKRYFLLSILFDIMAVSLIPANLLLINFNFPELVCAIASLMVIVFSVLFLVKDRSKKTAKAIVNVLALFTVVVSIFGSYCNPYWNSISSRKDVNYYSKSYNYQISSDEAKEDLKYAMKYLRKLHPALYKGVPDDISRQYEIVKKRIEQWDEISVNELAKETESIFSILKDGHTFVTGNYEDRKIMKYYHKWIYEGYEITAVNGISIDELLKQMSGYYSFEATSWEYELLSDDIVTEAGIDYLGFDIDDGVEYTLTSADGRTRIETCYLNDFLPWDEYAEFNDIDNAKTSERSFVNYEIDTEKDIAILRLDQCKYNDEYVSCVRRMFEEIKDKGIGNVAVDLRYNGGGSSLVANEFIRYLDVDSYKVGSMGWRLGFIYLKIGSGISKNEKYKDLLFSGNLYLLTSARTFSSAMMFAQFVKDNNLGTIIGEAPGNDPNGYGEIAVFKLPNSQLYMQISTKRFYRADKECTDDLVYPDIECKSELAMEKLYKLLNEK, via the coding sequence ATGAGAAAGAGATACTTTTTATTAAGTATTTTATTTGATATAATGGCCGTTAGTCTAATTCCTGCAAATCTTTTATTAATAAATTTTAATTTTCCTGAGTTGGTGTGTGCAATTGCCTCATTGATGGTGATTGTTTTTTCTGTTTTATTTTTAGTAAAAGACCGGAGTAAAAAGACGGCAAAAGCAATTGTTAATGTTTTGGCTTTGTTTACAGTGGTGGTATCAATTTTTGGAAGCTATTGCAATCCATATTGGAATAGTATTTCATCTCGTAAAGATGTAAATTATTATTCCAAATCATATAATTATCAGATTAGTTCCGATGAGGCAAAGGAAGATTTGAAATATGCAATGAAATACTTAAGAAAACTTCATCCTGCTTTATACAAAGGAGTTCCGGATGATATCAGCAGACAGTATGAAATTGTAAAAAAGAGGATTGAACAATGGGATGAAATAAGTGTGAATGAACTGGCAAAAGAGACAGAGTCCATCTTTTCAATTCTAAAAGACGGTCATACCTTTGTTACCGGTAATTATGAAGACAGAAAAATAATGAAGTATTATCATAAATGGATTTATGAAGGGTATGAAATAACAGCGGTAAACGGTATTTCAATAGATGAACTTCTCAAGCAAATGAGCGGTTATTACAGTTTTGAGGCAACGTCATGGGAATATGAATTATTGTCTGATGATATTGTTACCGAAGCCGGGATAGATTATTTAGGATTTGACATAGATGATGGAGTGGAGTATACACTGACTTCGGCAGATGGAAGGACACGTATTGAAACTTGTTATTTGAATGATTTTCTTCCGTGGGATGAATATGCCGAATTTAATGATATTGACAATGCAAAAACATCAGAGAGAAGTTTTGTAAATTATGAAATTGATACAGAAAAGGATATTGCAATACTGCGTCTTGATCAGTGTAAATATAATGATGAATACGTAAGCTGTGTGAGAAGAATGTTTGAAGAAATAAAAGATAAGGGAATCGGCAATGTGGCAGTTGACTTAAGATATAACGGAGGAGGAAGTAGTCTGGTTGCAAATGAATTTATCAGATATTTGGATGTTGACAGTTACAAAGTAGGGTCCATGGGTTGGAGATTGGGTTTTATATATCTGAAAATTGGAAGCGGAATTTCTAAAAATGAGAAATATAAAGATTTGCTATTTAGCGGTAATCTATATCTATTAACGTCAGCACGTACCTTTAGTTCTGCCATGATGTTTGCACAATTTGTGAAAGATAATAACTTAGGAACTATTATAGGGGAAGCACCGGGGAACGATCCGAACGGTTATGGTGAAATTGCGGTTTTTAAATTACCTAATTCACAATTGTATATGCAAATATCTACAAAACGGTTTTATCGTGCAGATAAGGAATGTACAGATGATCTTGTTTACCCGGATATTGAATGCAAGAGTGAGCTTGCTATGGAAAAATTGTATAAATTGCTTAATGAAAAATAG
- a CDS encoding transposase family protein codes for MDEFIKQLDPNLDYISHEIKDGKCYITVTSNRKEVTCPFCGWPSSRIHSTYNRTFQDLPVQGNKVFIIIRNRKFFCDNSDCNHTTFAERFDFISYKAKKTRRLEDEIVRLSINCSSITASKILKENVVDIGKSTVCNLLKKRNTGN; via the coding sequence ATGGATGAATTTATTAAACAATTAGACCCAAACTTAGACTATATTAGTCATGAAATAAAAGATGGCAAATGCTATATAACAGTAACTTCCAATCGAAAAGAAGTAACATGCCCATTTTGTGGCTGGCCATCATCCAGAATACATTCCACATATAACAGAACCTTTCAGGACCTTCCAGTACAAGGTAATAAGGTATTTATTATTATACGTAACAGAAAATTTTTTTGTGATAATTCTGATTGTAATCATACTACCTTTGCAGAAAGGTTTGATTTTATCTCCTATAAAGCGAAGAAAACCCGCCGTCTTGAGGATGAAATTGTGCGACTATCAATAAATTGCAGTTCCATTACAGCATCAAAAATACTAAAGGAAAATGTTGTGGATATTGGTAAAAGTACAGTTTGTAATCTTTTAAAAAAAAGAAACACCGGTAATTGA
- a CDS encoding winged helix-turn-helix domain-containing protein: protein MFTKQEIYEYLWDEPYFRDDNTIMVHISNLRDKIEGEPNTPKILTIRGLGYMMDEGC from the coding sequence GTGTTTACCAAGCAGGAAATATATGAATATTTGTGGGATGAGCCGTATTTTCGAGATGACAACACCATAATGGTGCATATAAGCAATTTGAGGGATAAAATAGAAGGTGAACCCAACACCCCAAAAATTTTAACCATAAGGGGTTTGGGGTATATGATGGATGAAGGGTGTTGA
- a CDS encoding iron-containing alcohol dehydrogenase family protein, translating into MDFSMEFKYSMPTQIYFGKDVILKNKEVFGKIGSRALIVTGRRSAKENGSYDDVVKALLETGVEYVLFDEVEENPSLETIEKGSNIGKDYNVDFVIGIGGGSPMDAAKAMAVFIKNPQINKNNIFGSGKLNSIPVVAVPTTAGTGSEVTQYSIVTSHQEKTKKNLGQSIFPKVAFIDCKYTYNLPYDITVNTAIDAFTHLVEGYLNTNSTYMSDIYGEKGFELFGYCFKKLVDKDLDPEFRNKVMMASTLAGVQIAQTGTSLPHGMGYPLTYFKGLPHGLANGVLTVEYLKSFKNKTKIERMLRFLGVGSLEELEDILKRLIDVKIDITEEEIYEYSKKLMLNKKKLKNHPQEVELEVLVNIYSNSLLKK; encoded by the coding sequence ATGGATTTTAGTATGGAATTTAAATACAGTATGCCAACGCAAATATATTTTGGCAAAGATGTAATTTTAAAAAACAAAGAAGTATTTGGCAAAATAGGCAGCAGGGCTTTAATTGTTACAGGAAGGCGCTCTGCAAAAGAGAACGGTTCATATGATGATGTGGTAAAAGCCCTTTTAGAAACCGGAGTAGAGTATGTTCTTTTTGATGAGGTGGAGGAGAATCCTTCTTTAGAAACCATAGAAAAAGGAAGCAATATAGGAAAGGATTACAATGTTGACTTTGTAATTGGAATTGGGGGCGGTTCACCTATGGATGCTGCAAAAGCCATGGCTGTATTTATAAAAAACCCCCAAATCAATAAAAATAATATATTTGGCAGCGGGAAGCTTAACAGCATCCCCGTGGTGGCTGTGCCGACAACTGCAGGGACAGGCTCGGAAGTCACCCAATACAGCATAGTGACTTCTCATCAGGAAAAGACAAAGAAAAACTTAGGACAAAGCATATTTCCAAAAGTCGCTTTTATAGATTGTAAATATACATACAACCTGCCCTATGATATCACTGTAAATACTGCTATTGATGCCTTTACCCATTTAGTTGAAGGTTATCTGAACACAAACAGCACTTATATGTCAGATATCTATGGTGAAAAGGGTTTTGAGCTGTTTGGATACTGTTTTAAAAAATTAGTAGATAAGGATTTAGACCCGGAGTTTAGAAACAAAGTTATGATGGCATCAACTTTAGCCGGGGTACAAATTGCACAAACCGGTACATCCCTGCCTCATGGAATGGGATATCCCCTCACTTATTTTAAAGGGCTTCCCCACGGACTTGCCAATGGTGTTTTGACAGTGGAGTACTTAAAATCCTTTAAGAACAAGACAAAGATAGAAAGAATGTTAAGGTTTTTAGGTGTTGGCAGTTTAGAAGAATTAGAAGACATTCTCAAAAGATTAATAGATGTAAAAATAGACATAACGGAAGAGGAAATTTATGAATATTCAAAAAAATTAATGCTCAATAAAAAGAAATTGAAGAATCACCCGCAGGAAGTAGAACTTGAGGTTCTTGTAAACATTTACAGCAATAGTCTTTTGAAAAAATAA
- a CDS encoding DUF134 domain-containing protein, with protein MPRPIKWRKVCSLPESNKFGPLDLNVGGEHCVKMTVDEYEAIRLIDLEGFTQEECARQMNVGRTTVQGIYAEARKKIAQSLVNGKILLIEGGEYRLCEGLGNGCGRGCRRRGYKRNL; from the coding sequence ATGCCAAGGCCGATAAAGTGGAGAAAAGTATGCAGCCTGCCTGAAAGCAACAAGTTTGGACCTCTTGATTTAAATGTGGGCGGTGAACACTGTGTAAAGATGACTGTGGATGAATATGAAGCCATAAGGCTTATTGATTTAGAGGGTTTTACCCAGGAAGAGTGTGCCAGGCAGATGAATGTGGGACGTACCACTGTTCAGGGTATTTATGCAGAAGCAAGAAAGAAAATAGCCCAGTCGCTGGTAAATGGGAAAATACTTTTAATAGAGGGCGGCGAATACAGGCTTTGTGAGGGACTTGGAAACGGATGCGGACGGGGGTGTCGCAGACGCGGCTATAAAAGAAATTTATAA
- a CDS encoding Mrp/NBP35 family ATP-binding protein: MSEKCNQGCGSCTENCAEIKENAEQERNAKLKENAKSKEKHNDFSEKPHEMSRIKKVIGIVSGKGGVGKSLVTSMLAVTMKRLGYNSAVLDADVTGPSIPKAFGIKEKASGCEFGLFPVKTKTGIDIMSINLLLENDTDPVVWRGPIIGNTVKQFWTDVIWSDVDFMFIDMPPGTGDVPLTVFQSIAVDGIIIVTSPQELVSMIVSKAVKMAELMHISIIGLVENMSYFKCPDCGGKHKIFGDSHIDEIAQKHNLKVLAKIPIDPKISAACDKGMIELFEGNWLDPVAKILGG; encoded by the coding sequence ATGAGTGAAAAATGTAATCAAGGTTGTGGCAGTTGCACAGAGAACTGTGCAGAAATAAAAGAAAATGCAGAACAAGAAAGAAATGCAAAGTTAAAAGAAAATGCAAAATCTAAAGAAAAGCACAATGATTTTTCCGAAAAACCCCATGAAATGAGCAGAATCAAAAAAGTTATTGGGATTGTAAGCGGTAAGGGAGGTGTGGGTAAATCCCTGGTAACCTCCATGCTTGCAGTTACAATGAAAAGGCTGGGTTATAACAGCGCTGTTTTAGATGCGGACGTTACAGGACCTTCAATTCCAAAAGCCTTTGGTATCAAAGAAAAAGCATCAGGCTGTGAATTTGGACTGTTCCCTGTTAAAACCAAGACAGGTATTGATATCATGTCCATTAATTTACTTTTAGAAAATGATACCGATCCTGTGGTGTGGAGAGGACCTATAATTGGCAATACAGTAAAGCAGTTCTGGACGGATGTTATATGGAGTGATGTGGATTTTATGTTCATTGATATGCCCCCGGGAACCGGCGATGTACCTCTTACGGTGTTTCAGTCCATTGCCGTTGACGGGATTATCATTGTTACTTCGCCCCAGGAACTGGTATCAATGATTGTATCAAAAGCAGTTAAAATGGCTGAGCTTATGCATATTTCTATCATTGGTCTGGTGGAGAATATGTCCTATTTTAAATGTCCGGACTGTGGCGGCAAACACAAAATTTTTGGGGACAGCCATATTGACGAAATTGCCCAAAAGCACAATTTAAAGGTGCTTGCAAAAATTCCAATTGATCCGAAGATCTCTGCTGCCTGTGATAAAGGCATGATAGAGCTATTTGAGGGCAATTGGCTTGACCCTGTTGCAAAGATATTAGGGGGTTAA